The proteins below come from a single Halostagnicola larsenii XH-48 genomic window:
- the guaB gene encoding IMP dehydrogenase, with protein MANDVPEHGPYSSKLQVPEALTFDDVLLRPKESRVEPDDADLTSRVSKSVEVSVPIISAAMDTVTESEMAVAMARHGGLGVLHRNMNVDEMVEEIHRVKSADDLIIPTDSVVTADPEMTVREVDEMMVREGVGGAPVVNTRGEVLGIISSTDIRPHLEVNEDDPVTEAMTDEVITAPEDIDARDAFDLMYEHKIERVPVVDDENLLVGLVTMQGILQRREYSEAVRDDDGRLRCGVAVGPFETERAEAADEAGADILFIDCAHAHNLNVIDGAREIKESVDADVVVGNIGTREAAEDLVDFADGIKVGIGPGSICTTRVVSGSGMPQITAVSQVADVASQHDVPVIADGGIRYSGDAIKSIAAGADAVMLGSYFAGTEEAPGRVVTMNGKKYKQYRGMGSVGAMKSGDGDRYLKDEPQDEDEYVPEGVEAATPYKGTLESELHQLAGGMQSGMGYVGGGTIPEFKDRSEFVRVSAAGQAESHAHDVVITDEAPNYSPADE; from the coding sequence ATGGCGAACGACGTTCCCGAACACGGGCCGTATTCTTCGAAGCTTCAAGTACCGGAAGCGCTGACCTTCGACGACGTGCTCCTTCGGCCAAAAGAGAGCCGCGTCGAACCCGACGACGCGGATCTGACGAGCCGCGTCTCGAAATCCGTCGAGGTCTCCGTCCCGATTATCTCCGCGGCGATGGATACCGTCACCGAGAGCGAGATGGCGGTCGCGATGGCTCGACACGGCGGTCTGGGCGTGCTTCATCGAAATATGAACGTCGACGAGATGGTCGAGGAGATCCACCGCGTCAAAAGCGCCGACGACCTCATCATCCCGACCGACTCGGTCGTGACCGCCGATCCGGAGATGACCGTCCGCGAAGTCGACGAGATGATGGTCAGAGAAGGCGTCGGGGGAGCACCCGTCGTCAACACGCGCGGGGAAGTCCTCGGGATCATCTCGAGTACGGACATCCGGCCCCACCTCGAGGTCAACGAGGACGACCCGGTCACCGAGGCGATGACCGACGAGGTCATCACCGCGCCGGAAGACATCGACGCGCGCGACGCCTTCGACTTGATGTACGAACACAAGATCGAACGCGTGCCGGTTGTCGACGACGAAAACCTCCTCGTCGGACTGGTGACGATGCAGGGAATCCTCCAGCGTCGCGAGTACAGCGAGGCCGTCCGCGACGACGACGGTCGACTCCGCTGTGGCGTCGCTGTCGGCCCGTTCGAAACCGAGCGCGCCGAAGCTGCGGACGAAGCCGGAGCCGACATCCTCTTCATCGACTGTGCGCACGCGCACAACCTGAACGTAATCGATGGCGCTCGAGAGATCAAAGAATCCGTCGACGCCGATGTCGTCGTCGGCAACATCGGGACACGAGAGGCGGCCGAGGATCTGGTCGACTTCGCCGACGGCATCAAAGTCGGGATCGGTCCGGGGTCGATCTGTACGACGCGGGTCGTCTCGGGATCCGGAATGCCCCAGATCACCGCCGTCTCGCAGGTTGCAGATGTCGCAAGTCAACACGACGTGCCGGTGATCGCCGACGGCGGCATTCGGTACTCCGGGGACGCCATCAAGTCGATCGCAGCGGGCGCTGACGCGGTCATGCTCGGCTCGTACTTCGCCGGAACAGAAGAGGCACCGGGTCGAGTCGTGACGATGAACGGCAAGAAGTACAAGCAGTACCGCGGCATGGGATCGGTCGGCGCGATGAAGTCCGGCGACGGCGACCGGTACCTGAAAGACGAACCGCAGGACGAAGACGAGTACGTCCCCGAAGGCGTCGAAGCCGCGACGCCGTACAAGGGTACCCTCGAGTCCGAACTCCACCAGCTCGCCGGCGGGATGCAGTCGGGGATGGGCTACGTGGGCGGCGGCACGATTCCCGAGTTCAAAGACCGAAGCGAGTTCGTCCGCGTCTCGGCGGCCGGACAGGCCGAGAGTCACGCCCACGACGTCGTCATCACGGACGAGGCACCGAACTACTCCCCGGCAGACGAGTAA
- a CDS encoding DUF5794 domain-containing protein, whose product MSTSQHPVALSLERFASDDAKLLALVMALPLVDGVFPAMILAGAVDDPLGAIQVGLLIFGGSATVAVILAEMNGSPREQAAIVLVVGLPLIALAAVQAALAPTIESVVNIAIFERFAALVIAAIAAHTASATVGEYIPNPGIIIALGLVASLEPSGAELVFEADPALIANGTLAAGVGVLFALSIAVAGPYLRTYMDIDRFRFGSAVALGLLPLSLLGMAFGEAPLAALLVAAVLSIDPQFDGEAARETLETDPRPDGGSAEDRSNASEPRVPDSSDSEDDTYPGDDSTDTAGRAPWL is encoded by the coding sequence ATGAGTACGTCACAACACCCGGTCGCACTCAGCCTCGAGCGATTCGCCAGCGACGACGCCAAACTGCTCGCGCTGGTCATGGCCCTGCCGCTGGTCGACGGCGTGTTCCCGGCGATGATCCTCGCCGGTGCCGTCGACGACCCGCTCGGCGCGATTCAGGTTGGACTGTTGATTTTCGGCGGCAGCGCTACCGTCGCGGTGATCCTCGCGGAGATGAACGGCTCGCCGAGAGAACAGGCGGCTATCGTCCTGGTCGTCGGCCTGCCGTTGATCGCCCTCGCCGCGGTGCAGGCGGCGCTCGCGCCCACGATCGAAAGCGTCGTCAACATCGCCATCTTCGAGCGCTTCGCGGCGCTCGTCATCGCGGCCATCGCAGCCCACACCGCGAGTGCGACCGTCGGCGAATACATTCCAAACCCCGGCATCATCATCGCGCTGGGACTGGTAGCGAGCCTCGAACCAAGCGGTGCCGAACTGGTGTTCGAAGCCGACCCCGCGCTGATCGCCAACGGGACTCTCGCGGCTGGCGTCGGCGTCCTGTTCGCGCTCTCGATCGCCGTCGCGGGTCCGTACCTCCGGACCTACATGGACATCGACCGGTTCCGATTCGGCAGCGCCGTCGCGCTGGGACTGCTCCCGCTTTCCCTGCTCGGGATGGCCTTCGGCGAGGCGCCGCTCGCGGCCCTTCTCGTCGCTGCCGTACTCTCGATCGATCCCCAGTTCGACGGCGAGGCCGCTCGAGAAACCCTCGAAACCGATCCGCGGCCGGACGGCGGCAGTGCCGAGGACCGATCGAACGCGAGCGAGCCGAGAGTTCCCGACTCGAGCGACTCCGAGGACGACACCTACCCCGGCGACGATTCGACCGACACCGCGGGCCGAGCCCCCTGGCTGTAA
- a CDS encoding DUF7563 family protein produces MQSWSAEKQENQRCLCCGGHVTPEFRRGYGDPDDRAYRCPDCDTIRRLGKGSAAGKDIGDVDPLENPNRFGVPHEQPDRFSVPIDELPSNVRSLVESRAVATDGGEKR; encoded by the coding sequence ATGCAGAGCTGGAGTGCTGAGAAGCAAGAAAACCAGCGCTGTCTCTGTTGTGGCGGACACGTCACCCCGGAGTTCCGTCGTGGCTACGGCGATCCCGACGACCGGGCCTACCGCTGTCCGGACTGTGATACGATCCGACGGCTCGGTAAAGGGAGCGCAGCCGGGAAAGACATCGGCGACGTCGATCCGCTCGAGAATCCGAACAGGTTCGGAGTGCCGCACGAGCAACCCGACCGGTTTAGCGTTCCGATAGACGAACTGCCGTCAAACGTTCGATCGCTCGTGGAGTCTCGAGCCGTCGCGACTGATGGAGGTGAAAAACGATGA
- a CDS encoding DUF192 domain-containing protein, translating into MRLVHHADGERTPLASDVEIADGLVSQTRGLMFRRSIPDDYGLAFTYDTAKARDIHMLFVFMALDVVWIQDDVVRRVETLRPWRGFAKETADLIVELPAGTASAVEVGDRLVLEDD; encoded by the coding sequence GTGCGACTCGTCCACCACGCCGACGGAGAGCGGACCCCGCTCGCGAGCGATGTCGAGATCGCGGACGGCCTTGTGAGCCAGACCCGCGGACTGATGTTCAGGCGATCGATCCCCGACGACTACGGACTCGCGTTTACGTACGATACCGCGAAGGCTCGAGACATCCACATGCTGTTCGTCTTCATGGCGCTCGACGTCGTCTGGATTCAGGACGATGTCGTCCGGCGCGTGGAGACGCTTCGACCCTGGCGCGGGTTCGCAAAGGAGACGGCGGACCTGATCGTCGAGCTTCCGGCGGGGACCGCAAGCGCGGTCGAGGTCGGCGACCGACTGGTTCTCGAGGACGACTGA
- a CDS encoding glutathione S-transferase family protein — protein MNKLVDGEWRTDAYETTGDDGSFERQETNFRNEIRDDPDARFQPEAGRYHLYVSYACPWAHRTLLVRAMKGLEDAISVSVVDPYRDEDGWQFTPEKAGCTPDHLYDSDYLRELYVRADPDATCRVTVPVLWDTHEETIVNNESREILRMLDTEFDDVANRDVDLYPEGYRDEVDRIIDDIYEPINNGVYRAGFATEQEPYDEAIDDLFGALEEWDEALSDRRYLAGDRLTEADICMFTTLVRFDQVYHTHFMCNVQFIREYENLWPYLRDLYQTPGVARTVNMNHIKEHYYTTHPDVTPSRIIARGPDLDFEAPHDRDELSGGPPSELAASSADD, from the coding sequence ATGAACAAACTCGTCGACGGGGAGTGGCGGACCGACGCGTACGAAACGACGGGGGACGACGGTTCGTTCGAACGACAGGAGACGAATTTTCGGAACGAAATTCGAGACGATCCCGACGCCCGATTCCAGCCGGAGGCGGGCCGGTACCACCTGTACGTTTCCTACGCCTGTCCGTGGGCTCACCGAACGCTGCTCGTCCGCGCGATGAAGGGACTCGAGGACGCGATTTCGGTGTCTGTCGTCGATCCCTACCGCGACGAAGACGGCTGGCAGTTCACGCCGGAGAAAGCGGGCTGTACGCCCGATCACCTGTACGATTCGGACTACCTGCGAGAACTCTACGTTCGCGCCGATCCGGACGCGACCTGTCGCGTGACGGTGCCCGTCCTCTGGGACACGCACGAGGAGACCATCGTCAACAACGAGTCTCGAGAAATCCTGCGGATGCTCGACACCGAGTTCGACGACGTCGCGAACCGGGATGTCGACCTCTATCCGGAGGGATACCGAGACGAGGTCGACCGAATCATCGACGACATCTACGAGCCGATCAACAACGGCGTCTACCGGGCGGGCTTTGCCACCGAACAGGAGCCCTACGACGAGGCCATCGACGACCTCTTCGGCGCGCTCGAGGAGTGGGACGAGGCGCTTTCCGACCGGCGCTACCTCGCCGGCGACCGGCTCACGGAGGCCGACATCTGCATGTTCACGACGCTCGTTCGGTTCGACCAGGTTTATCACACCCACTTCATGTGTAACGTGCAGTTCATCCGCGAATACGAGAACCTCTGGCCGTACCTTCGGGACCTCTACCAGACGCCCGGCGTCGCCCGGACAGTCAATATGAACCACATCAAGGAACACTACTACACGACCCACCCGGACGTGACGCCGTCGAGAATCATCGCTCGCGGTCCGGATCTCGACTTCGAGGCCCCGCACGACCGCGACGAACTCTCCGGCGGGCCGCCGTCGGAACTGGCGGCCTCGAGCGCCGACGACTGA
- a CDS encoding mRNA surveillance protein pelota, translating to MQIKSREQVEGGRERVEVVPESIDDLWHLQYVLEPGDRVAGDTTRRIQRNDEQMRDTGGEREPMWVAIAVEDIEFHKFANRLRVGGEIVACSREDQLGFHHTLNVEERDELSIEKYFKPDQEARLEEAEEATENPDVAIATVEEGAAHVHTVAQYGTEERATITGPTGKGDFARDRSELFDELAAVLSRMDVDAIILAGPGFTKQDALKHFEKNNADLTDLITMVDTSAVGDRGVHEVLKRGAVADVQQETRIESEAEAIDELTRRIADGAKAAYGPEEVNKAAEYGAIEELLILDDKLRKERGPDGEWALEVDDIVRTAEQKGGEVTVFSSEFPPGQQLSNLGGIAALLRYRLE from the coding sequence ATGCAGATCAAGAGCCGGGAGCAGGTCGAAGGCGGCCGCGAGCGCGTCGAGGTCGTCCCCGAGAGCATCGACGATCTCTGGCACTTGCAGTACGTCCTAGAGCCCGGCGACCGCGTCGCGGGCGATACGACGCGTCGAATCCAGCGAAACGACGAGCAGATGCGGGATACGGGCGGCGAGCGCGAGCCGATGTGGGTCGCCATCGCCGTCGAGGATATCGAGTTCCACAAGTTCGCCAACCGCCTGCGCGTCGGCGGCGAAATCGTCGCCTGTTCGCGCGAGGACCAGCTCGGTTTTCACCACACGTTAAACGTCGAGGAGCGCGACGAACTCTCGATCGAGAAGTACTTCAAACCGGATCAGGAGGCCCGCCTCGAGGAGGCCGAGGAGGCGACCGAGAATCCGGACGTCGCTATCGCCACGGTCGAGGAAGGGGCCGCCCACGTCCACACCGTCGCCCAGTACGGCACCGAAGAGCGCGCGACGATCACGGGGCCGACCGGCAAAGGTGACTTCGCGCGCGACCGCTCGGAGCTGTTCGACGAACTTGCGGCGGTGCTCTCGCGGATGGACGTCGACGCGATCATCCTCGCCGGACCCGGCTTTACCAAGCAGGATGCGCTCAAACACTTCGAGAAGAACAACGCCGATCTGACCGATCTGATCACCATGGTCGACACCTCCGCGGTCGGCGACCGCGGCGTTCACGAAGTGCTCAAGCGCGGCGCGGTTGCGGACGTCCAGCAGGAGACCAGAATCGAGAGCGAGGCCGAGGCCATCGACGAACTCACCCGGCGGATCGCCGACGGCGCGAAGGCGGCCTACGGACCCGAAGAAGTCAACAAAGCCGCGGAGTACGGCGCGATCGAGGAACTGCTGATACTCGACGACAAACTCCGGAAGGAACGCGGCCCCGACGGCGAGTGGGCGCTCGAGGTCGACGACATCGTCCGCACCGCAGAACAGAAAGGCGGCGAGGTGACCGTCTTCTCGAGCGAGTTCCCGCCGGGCCAACAGCTCTCGAACCTGGGCGGGATCGCGGCGCTGTTGCGGTATCGACTCGAGTGA
- a CDS encoding (R)-citramalate synthase produces MPVTHSPEQTIPSDRTVRLLDTTLRDGEQAPGVSLSPDEKVEIARALERAGVSVIEAGSACTGAGERQAISRVTDLDLDARVTSFCRGIQSDIDLALDCNVDGIHLVVPASDRHVEGKVGTSREDNLEKTAELVSYAKDHDLWVEVIGEDGSRADLDYLETLAETALDAGADRTCFADTVGHTGPERTAEAVSRLAELGPVSAHTHDDLGLGVANALSAISAGADLVHCTVNGLGERAGNVALEEVAIALEHVYGVETLELKEVYDLAQVCSRATGIPLAPNKAVIGENAFTHESGIHTDGTLKDDKMYEPYEPETVGRERRLALGKHAGRAGVKAALEEHDVDAGDDEVADIATRVTELGDRGRHVTDADLLAIAEDVTGTERERVVELVDIAATSGGPIPTASVRLDVGGEERVASGTGSGPVDAAVSAVREALGSAADAELESYHVDAVTGGTDAVVTVEVTMSRDDRTVTVARSEADITRASVEAMVDALDRLLESDRQALAMADD; encoded by the coding sequence TTGCCCGTAACACACTCCCCCGAACAGACGATTCCGTCCGATCGTACCGTCCGCCTTCTCGATACCACACTCCGCGATGGCGAACAAGCACCCGGCGTCTCGCTCTCGCCCGACGAAAAAGTCGAGATCGCTCGCGCGTTAGAGCGGGCGGGCGTCTCGGTTATCGAGGCTGGCAGCGCCTGTACCGGCGCGGGCGAACGACAGGCGATCTCTCGGGTCACCGACCTCGATCTCGACGCTCGCGTGACGAGTTTTTGCCGCGGGATTCAGTCGGACATCGACCTCGCGCTCGATTGTAATGTCGACGGAATCCACCTCGTCGTGCCGGCGAGCGACCGACACGTCGAGGGGAAAGTCGGGACCTCTCGGGAGGACAACCTCGAGAAGACCGCAGAGTTGGTCTCCTACGCGAAAGACCACGACCTCTGGGTCGAGGTCATCGGCGAGGACGGCTCGCGCGCGGATCTCGACTACCTCGAGACGTTGGCAGAGACCGCGCTCGACGCCGGTGCCGACAGAACCTGTTTCGCCGATACCGTCGGCCACACTGGCCCGGAACGCACCGCCGAGGCCGTCTCGCGGCTCGCCGAACTCGGCCCGGTCAGCGCACACACCCACGACGACCTCGGACTGGGCGTCGCGAACGCCCTGTCTGCCATCTCCGCCGGTGCCGATCTCGTTCACTGCACCGTCAACGGACTCGGCGAGCGGGCTGGTAACGTCGCCTTAGAGGAGGTCGCCATCGCGCTTGAGCACGTCTACGGCGTCGAGACGCTCGAACTCAAGGAGGTGTACGATCTGGCACAGGTCTGTTCTCGCGCGACCGGCATCCCGCTCGCACCGAACAAAGCCGTGATCGGCGAGAACGCCTTCACCCACGAGAGCGGCATCCACACCGACGGCACGCTCAAGGACGACAAGATGTACGAGCCCTACGAGCCCGAAACCGTCGGCCGCGAGCGGCGACTCGCGCTCGGGAAACACGCCGGCCGTGCAGGCGTGAAAGCCGCGCTCGAGGAACACGACGTCGACGCGGGCGACGACGAGGTCGCCGACATCGCGACGCGGGTGACCGAACTCGGCGACCGCGGCCGACACGTGACGGACGCGGACCTGCTGGCCATCGCCGAGGACGTCACCGGGACCGAGCGCGAACGCGTCGTCGAACTGGTCGACATCGCCGCGACCAGCGGGGGTCCGATCCCGACCGCGAGCGTTCGCCTCGACGTCGGTGGCGAGGAACGCGTCGCCAGCGGCACCGGCTCCGGACCGGTCGACGCCGCTGTCTCCGCCGTCCGCGAGGCGCTCGGCTCGGCGGCCGACGCCGAACTCGAGTCCTATCACGTCGACGCGGTCACGGGCGGCACCGACGCCGTCGTGACCGTCGAAGTCACGATGTCTCGGGACGACCGCACCGTCACCGTCGCCCGCAGCGAGGCCGACATCACCCGCGCCAGCGTCGAGGCGATGGTCGACGCGCTCGATCGGCTCCTCGAGTCCGACCGACAGGCCCTCGCGATGGCCGACGACTGA
- a CDS encoding transcriptional regulator gives MSRSALVGNVTAMLEDADFVVSDRCAIRPKSFDIAARRGDDLLLVKILGNIDAFNRATGHEMQRLGTYLHATPLVIGLRSRDEDLKPDVVYFRHGVPVFSPDTAYNLFIEGVPPLIYAAPGGLYVNIDGDLLADERENRDWSLGRLANELGVSRRTVSKYEDGMNASIEVAMALEELFTSELTSPVDVLEGAEDIHESDSTPEDPAADPDDEEVVAVLSKAGYSVHPTLRSPFKAISEDQDDGDNEVVLTGHSEFTKAAEKRARIMSSIGQVTRTHSVYVVDRAKRDAVDGTALVERDELEDLREADDLRDVIRDRAEREEVA, from the coding sequence ATGTCCCGATCCGCACTGGTCGGCAACGTCACCGCGATGCTCGAGGACGCGGACTTTGTGGTAAGCGACCGGTGTGCGATTCGACCGAAGAGTTTCGATATCGCAGCACGCCGCGGCGACGACTTACTGCTCGTCAAAATCCTCGGCAACATCGACGCGTTCAATCGAGCGACCGGCCACGAGATGCAACGGCTCGGCACCTACCTTCACGCAACGCCGCTGGTCATCGGCCTGCGAAGCCGCGACGAAGACCTCAAACCCGACGTCGTCTACTTCCGACACGGCGTTCCGGTCTTCAGCCCGGATACGGCCTACAACCTGTTCATCGAGGGCGTGCCGCCGCTGATCTACGCCGCGCCCGGCGGCCTGTACGTCAACATCGACGGCGACTTGCTCGCCGACGAGCGCGAAAACCGCGACTGGAGTCTCGGCCGCCTCGCGAACGAACTCGGCGTCTCTCGGCGCACCGTCTCGAAGTACGAAGACGGCATGAACGCCTCCATCGAGGTCGCGATGGCCTTAGAGGAACTGTTCACCTCCGAGCTCACCAGTCCAGTCGACGTCCTCGAGGGAGCAGAAGATATCCACGAAAGCGACTCGACCCCCGAGGACCCGGCTGCCGACCCCGACGACGAGGAGGTCGTCGCGGTACTGTCGAAAGCCGGCTACAGCGTCCACCCGACTCTCAGATCCCCGTTCAAGGCGATAAGCGAGGATCAAGACGACGGCGACAACGAGGTCGTGCTGACCGGTCACTCGGAGTTTACGAAAGCGGCCGAAAAGCGCGCCCGGATCATGAGTTCGATTGGGCAAGTAACCCGAACGCACTCCGTCTACGTCGTCGACAGAGCCAAGCGCGACGCCGTCGACGGTACGGCGCTGGTCGAACGCGACGAACTCGAGGATCTCCGCGAAGCAGACGACCTGCGCGACGTGATCCGCGACCGGGCGGAGCGCGAAGAGGTCGCCTGA
- the mch gene encoding methenyltetrahydromethanopterin cyclohydrolase: MESLNRMAIELVDEALEYAEELNIGGYDLENESTVLDFGIDFDGGIEAGLLLTEIQTAGLATPSTELGEIGDAPVPYVDLSTDQPALALLCSQKASWELTTDDFDGLGSGPARALVAEETEFRQMGYTDAFDLTALAVETDEQPTEAAAAQVADFAEVETSGVFLLAYSTGSLVGSVTSAARAAELATFRLTELGYDPRDIVSASGRAPVAPVAGDEGEAIARTNDALAYGGTAHLVVREDADVFEHVPSTAADEHGRPFAEIFDDLEWDFSEVPADLFAPGKVTIDVLGGPTYVVGETNESLLVESFDL, encoded by the coding sequence ATGGAGAGCCTCAACCGAATGGCGATCGAACTCGTCGACGAAGCCCTCGAGTACGCCGAAGAGTTGAACATCGGCGGCTACGACCTCGAAAACGAGTCGACGGTCCTCGACTTCGGCATCGACTTCGACGGCGGGATCGAAGCCGGACTGTTGTTGACCGAGATCCAGACCGCCGGCCTGGCGACCCCGAGCACCGAGCTGGGCGAAATCGGCGACGCACCGGTACCCTACGTCGATCTCTCGACCGACCAGCCGGCGCTCGCGCTGCTTTGCTCGCAGAAGGCGAGTTGGGAACTCACGACCGACGATTTCGACGGTCTCGGCAGCGGCCCCGCTCGAGCGCTGGTCGCCGAGGAGACGGAGTTTCGACAGATGGGCTACACCGACGCGTTCGACCTCACCGCGCTCGCGGTCGAAACCGACGAGCAGCCGACGGAAGCGGCGGCGGCACAGGTCGCAGACTTCGCGGAGGTCGAAACGAGCGGCGTCTTCTTGCTCGCCTATTCGACCGGGAGCCTCGTCGGGAGCGTAACGAGCGCGGCCAGAGCGGCCGAACTGGCGACCTTCCGGCTGACAGAACTGGGCTACGATCCGCGAGACATCGTCTCCGCAAGCGGACGGGCACCGGTCGCGCCGGTCGCCGGGGACGAAGGGGAGGCGATCGCCCGGACGAACGACGCGCTGGCCTACGGCGGCACGGCACACCTCGTCGTCCGCGAGGATGCGGACGTCTTCGAGCACGTTCCCTCGACGGCCGCCGACGAGCACGGCCGCCCCTTCGCCGAAATCTTCGACGACCTCGAGTGGGACTTCTCGGAGGTCCCCGCCGACCTGTTCGCGCCTGGAAAGGTGACGATCGACGTGCTGGGCGGTCCGACGTACGTCGTCGGCGAAACGAACGAATCCCTACTCGTCGAGTCGTTCGACCTGTAG
- a CDS encoding HAD family hydrolase: MSDAITAICFDLDDTLCTYTQRGEDILESAFDRAGVEPLFSIGAFHNRYVDYLEESDGIETLRRACFADLAVEAGHDPETGHAVANAFASIRDQTSVGLLPGASAAVSALGEEYGLGLITNGAPEMQRAKLEAIGLAESFETVVYAGHETRAKPDPEPFEVALEALEADPEHSVYVGNSFESDVAGAHAAGMRPVWVPTSGAAETVPESGPNPEHVLESLAELPPVLR; this comes from the coding sequence ATGAGCGACGCAATCACGGCGATCTGCTTCGACCTCGACGACACGCTCTGTACGTACACCCAGCGCGGCGAGGATATTCTCGAGTCAGCGTTCGATCGCGCGGGCGTGGAGCCGCTGTTTTCGATCGGTGCGTTTCACAACCGGTACGTGGACTACCTCGAGGAAAGCGACGGAATCGAAACGCTCCGTCGAGCGTGCTTCGCCGATCTCGCGGTCGAGGCCGGACACGACCCGGAAACCGGACACGCGGTCGCGAACGCGTTCGCGAGCATCCGAGACCAGACGAGCGTCGGTCTCCTCCCCGGCGCCAGCGCCGCGGTGTCGGCGCTCGGCGAGGAGTACGGACTCGGACTGATCACCAACGGCGCGCCCGAAATGCAACGGGCAAAACTCGAGGCGATTGGGCTCGCGGAGTCGTTCGAAACGGTGGTCTACGCGGGCCACGAGACGCGAGCCAAACCCGATCCCGAGCCGTTCGAGGTCGCTCTCGAGGCGCTCGAGGCCGACCCGGAACACAGCGTCTACGTCGGGAATTCGTTCGAGTCAGACGTTGCTGGAGCCCACGCCGCGGGAATGCGGCCGGTGTGGGTGCCGACAAGTGGCGCGGCTGAGACGGTTCCGGAATCGGGACCGAACCCCGAGCACGTCCTCGAGTCGCTCGCAGAATTACCACCGGTGCTTCGATAG